The Manis javanica isolate MJ-LG chromosome 4, MJ_LKY, whole genome shotgun sequence genome contains a region encoding:
- the SLC47A2 gene encoding multidrug and toxin extrusion protein 2 isoform X2 codes for MDSLQDTVPPAQGGCCPPLRRLVPVGFGAEAWKLFVLSGPLFLFQVLTFMNYIVSSVFCGHLGKVELSSATLFVAFVNVCGISIGLGLSSACDTLMSQSFGSPNKKHVGVLLQRGTLVLLLCCLPCWALFLNTEQILLLFRQDPTVARLTQEYVLIFIPALPVVFLYSLLAKYLQNQGIIWPQVLSGALGNCVNALANYILVFVLSLGIRGSAYAMAASQFMQTIVLFLYIVLKKLHLETWAGAKGHPAFRGCTGWSSQCLQDWGPFFSLAIPSMLMICIEWWAYEVGSFLIEDQKLPGGPPDLSCPAPSATPSLLSVLELSAQAIIYELATLIYMIPLGLSNGVCVRVGTALGAADTVQAKRSAISGVLCTVGTSMVVAALLSILKNNLGHIFTNDEEVIALANEVLPIYITFQLFEALSCVYGGVLRGTGKQAFGATVNAAVYYLIGLPLAAVLIFVVRMRIMGLWLGMLASTLLVTLAFTAYTARINWELAAEQAQKHAGMQQQSESSVGIMSAAARPGPEKAVVSSVATGGCPGITLTTYSRPGGPMDLLRTPEAIHTHSAPASRLSVKQLAIRRGVALGAASATLIMGFIIRVLTTRH; via the exons ATGGACAGCCTTCAGGACACAGTCCCCCCAGCCCAAGGGGGCTGCTGCCCTCCTCTCCGTAGGCTGGTCCCTGTCGGCTTTGGAGCGGAGGCATGGAAGCTTTTTGTCCTTTCGGGACCCCTG TTCCTGTTCCAGGTGCTGACCTTCATGAACTATATCGTGAGCTCTGTGTTTTGTGGGCACCTGGGCAAGGTGGAGCTGTCATCGGCAACCCTCTTTGTGGCT TTTGTCAATGTCTGTGGAATTTCCATAGGACTTGGCTTGTCCTCGGCATGTGACACCTTGATGTCTCAG AGCTTCGGCAGCCCCAACAAGAAGCACGTGGGGGTCCTCCTGCAGAGGGGCACGCTGGTCCTGCTTCTCTGCTGCTTGCCCTGCTGGGCACTCTTCCTCAACACTGAGCAGATCCTGCTGCTCTTCAGGCAGGACCCGACTGTGGCCAG GCTAACCCAAGAATACGTGCTGATTTTCATCCCCGCACTTCCG GTGGTTTTTCTCTACAGTCTGCtggcaaaatatttgcaaaatcag gGAATCATCTGGCCCCAAGTCCTTAGTGGTGCTTTGGGCAACTGCGTCAATGCCTTGGCCAATTACATCCTGGTCTTTGTGCTGAGCCTGGGGATCAG GGGCTCTGCCTACGCCATGGCCGCCTCCCAGTTCATGCAGACCATCGTCCTCTTTCTCTACATTGTCCTGAAGAAGCTGCACCTGGAGACGTGGGCAGGTGCAAAGGGCCACCCTGCGTTTAGGGGCTGCACAG GCTGGTCCAGTCAGTGCCTGCAGGACTGGGGCCCCTTCTTCTCTCTGGCCATCCCCAGCATGCTCATGATATGCATCGAGTGGTGGGCCTACGAAGTCGGGAGCTTCCTCATAG AGGATCAGAAGCTCCCAGGAGGTCCACCAGAcctttcatgcccagctcccagcGCCACACCCA GCCTGCTCAGTGTGCTGGAACTCTCCGCCCAGGCCATCATCTATGAGTTGGCCACCTTAATCTACATG ATACCCCTGGGGCTCAGCAATGGGGTCTGTGTCCGAGTAGGAACGGCTCTGGGGGCTGCAGATACTGTGCAAGCTAAGCGGTCGGCCATCTCCGGCGTACTCTGTACAG TTGGCACTTCCATGGTTGTGGCCGCCCTGTTGAGCATCCTGAAAAATAACCTGGGGCATATTTTCACCAATGATGA AGAAGTCATCGCGCTGGCGAATGAGGTCTTGCCGATTTACATCACCTTTCAGCTATTTGAGGCTCTCAGT tGTGTCTACGGCGGAGTCCTAAGAGGAACCGGCAAGCAGGCTTTCGGAGCCACAGTGAACGCTGCCGTATACTACCTCATCGGCCTCCCGCTGGCTGCTGTGCTGATCTTTGTGGTCAGGATGAGAATCATGG GCCTCTGGCTGGGCATGCTGGCCTCTACCCTGCTGGTGACCCTTGCCTTTACTGCCTATACTGCCCGGATAAACTGGGAGCTGGCTGCTGAGCAG GCTCAGAAACACGCAGGGATGCAGCAGCAGAGCGAGAGCTCGGTGGGTATCATGAGCGCAGCCGCCAGGCCCGGGCCTGAGAAAGCTGTTGTATCTTCAG TGGCTACAGGAGGCTGCCCTGGCATCACCCTGACAACATACTCGAGGCCCGGAGGCCCTATGGACCTCCTCAGGACTCCAGAAGCAATCCACACCCATTCAGCTCCTGCCAGCAGGCTGTCAGTGAAACAGCTGGCCATCCGCCGCGGGGTTGCGCTGGGAGCAGCATCAGCCACGCTGATCATGGGGTTCATCATCAGGGTCCTGACGACTAGGCACTAG
- the SLC47A2 gene encoding multidrug and toxin extrusion protein 2 isoform X4, translating into MDSLQDTVPPAQGGCCPPLRRLVPVGFGAEAWKLFVLSGPLFLFQVLTFMNYIVSSVFCGHLGKVELSSATLFVAFVNVCGISIGLGLSSACDTLMSQARAVLQSFGSPNKKHVGVLLQRGTLVLLLCCLPCWALFLNTEQILLLFRQDPTVASLLAKYLQNQGIIWPQVLSGALGNCVNALANYILVFVLSLGIRGSAYAMAASQFMQTIVLFLYIVLKKLHLETWAGAKGHPAFRGCTGWSSQCLQDWGPFFSLAIPSMLMICIEWWAYEVGSFLIEDQKLPGGPPDLSCPAPSATPSLLSVLELSAQAIIYELATLIYMIPLGLSNGVCVRVGTALGAADTVQAKRSAISGVLCTVGTSMVVAALLSILKNNLGHIFTNDEEVIALANEVLPIYITFQLFEALSCVYGGVLRGTGKQAFGATVNAAVYYLIGLPLAAVLIFVVRMRIMGLWLGMLASTLLVTLAFTAYTARINWELAAEQAQKHAGMQQQSESSVGIMSAAARPGPEKAVVSSVATGGCPGITLTTYSRPGGPMDLLRTPEAIHTHSAPASRLSVKQLAIRRGVALGAASATLIMGFIIRVLTTRH; encoded by the exons ATGGACAGCCTTCAGGACACAGTCCCCCCAGCCCAAGGGGGCTGCTGCCCTCCTCTCCGTAGGCTGGTCCCTGTCGGCTTTGGAGCGGAGGCATGGAAGCTTTTTGTCCTTTCGGGACCCCTG TTCCTGTTCCAGGTGCTGACCTTCATGAACTATATCGTGAGCTCTGTGTTTTGTGGGCACCTGGGCAAGGTGGAGCTGTCATCGGCAACCCTCTTTGTGGCT TTTGTCAATGTCTGTGGAATTTCCATAGGACTTGGCTTGTCCTCGGCATGTGACACCTTGATGTCTCAG GCCCGGGCTGTTTTGCAGAGCTTCGGCAGCCCCAACAAGAAGCACGTGGGGGTCCTCCTGCAGAGGGGCACGCTGGTCCTGCTTCTCTGCTGCTTGCCCTGCTGGGCACTCTTCCTCAACACTGAGCAGATCCTGCTGCTCTTCAGGCAGGACCCGACTGTGGCCAG TCTGCtggcaaaatatttgcaaaatcag gGAATCATCTGGCCCCAAGTCCTTAGTGGTGCTTTGGGCAACTGCGTCAATGCCTTGGCCAATTACATCCTGGTCTTTGTGCTGAGCCTGGGGATCAG GGGCTCTGCCTACGCCATGGCCGCCTCCCAGTTCATGCAGACCATCGTCCTCTTTCTCTACATTGTCCTGAAGAAGCTGCACCTGGAGACGTGGGCAGGTGCAAAGGGCCACCCTGCGTTTAGGGGCTGCACAG GCTGGTCCAGTCAGTGCCTGCAGGACTGGGGCCCCTTCTTCTCTCTGGCCATCCCCAGCATGCTCATGATATGCATCGAGTGGTGGGCCTACGAAGTCGGGAGCTTCCTCATAG AGGATCAGAAGCTCCCAGGAGGTCCACCAGAcctttcatgcccagctcccagcGCCACACCCA GCCTGCTCAGTGTGCTGGAACTCTCCGCCCAGGCCATCATCTATGAGTTGGCCACCTTAATCTACATG ATACCCCTGGGGCTCAGCAATGGGGTCTGTGTCCGAGTAGGAACGGCTCTGGGGGCTGCAGATACTGTGCAAGCTAAGCGGTCGGCCATCTCCGGCGTACTCTGTACAG TTGGCACTTCCATGGTTGTGGCCGCCCTGTTGAGCATCCTGAAAAATAACCTGGGGCATATTTTCACCAATGATGA AGAAGTCATCGCGCTGGCGAATGAGGTCTTGCCGATTTACATCACCTTTCAGCTATTTGAGGCTCTCAGT tGTGTCTACGGCGGAGTCCTAAGAGGAACCGGCAAGCAGGCTTTCGGAGCCACAGTGAACGCTGCCGTATACTACCTCATCGGCCTCCCGCTGGCTGCTGTGCTGATCTTTGTGGTCAGGATGAGAATCATGG GCCTCTGGCTGGGCATGCTGGCCTCTACCCTGCTGGTGACCCTTGCCTTTACTGCCTATACTGCCCGGATAAACTGGGAGCTGGCTGCTGAGCAG GCTCAGAAACACGCAGGGATGCAGCAGCAGAGCGAGAGCTCGGTGGGTATCATGAGCGCAGCCGCCAGGCCCGGGCCTGAGAAAGCTGTTGTATCTTCAG TGGCTACAGGAGGCTGCCCTGGCATCACCCTGACAACATACTCGAGGCCCGGAGGCCCTATGGACCTCCTCAGGACTCCAGAAGCAATCCACACCCATTCAGCTCCTGCCAGCAGGCTGTCAGTGAAACAGCTGGCCATCCGCCGCGGGGTTGCGCTGGGAGCAGCATCAGCCACGCTGATCATGGGGTTCATCATCAGGGTCCTGACGACTAGGCACTAG
- the SLC47A2 gene encoding multidrug and toxin extrusion protein 2 isoform X1, producing the protein MDSLQDTVPPAQGGCCPPLRRLVPVGFGAEAWKLFVLSGPLFLFQVLTFMNYIVSSVFCGHLGKVELSSATLFVAFVNVCGISIGLGLSSACDTLMSQARAVLQSFGSPNKKHVGVLLQRGTLVLLLCCLPCWALFLNTEQILLLFRQDPTVARLTQEYVLIFIPALPVVFLYSLLAKYLQNQGIIWPQVLSGALGNCVNALANYILVFVLSLGIRGSAYAMAASQFMQTIVLFLYIVLKKLHLETWAGAKGHPAFRGCTGWSSQCLQDWGPFFSLAIPSMLMICIEWWAYEVGSFLIEDQKLPGGPPDLSCPAPSATPSLLSVLELSAQAIIYELATLIYMIPLGLSNGVCVRVGTALGAADTVQAKRSAISGVLCTVGTSMVVAALLSILKNNLGHIFTNDEEVIALANEVLPIYITFQLFEALSCVYGGVLRGTGKQAFGATVNAAVYYLIGLPLAAVLIFVVRMRIMGLWLGMLASTLLVTLAFTAYTARINWELAAEQAQKHAGMQQQSESSVGIMSAAARPGPEKAVVSSVATGGCPGITLTTYSRPGGPMDLLRTPEAIHTHSAPASRLSVKQLAIRRGVALGAASATLIMGFIIRVLTTRH; encoded by the exons ATGGACAGCCTTCAGGACACAGTCCCCCCAGCCCAAGGGGGCTGCTGCCCTCCTCTCCGTAGGCTGGTCCCTGTCGGCTTTGGAGCGGAGGCATGGAAGCTTTTTGTCCTTTCGGGACCCCTG TTCCTGTTCCAGGTGCTGACCTTCATGAACTATATCGTGAGCTCTGTGTTTTGTGGGCACCTGGGCAAGGTGGAGCTGTCATCGGCAACCCTCTTTGTGGCT TTTGTCAATGTCTGTGGAATTTCCATAGGACTTGGCTTGTCCTCGGCATGTGACACCTTGATGTCTCAG GCCCGGGCTGTTTTGCAGAGCTTCGGCAGCCCCAACAAGAAGCACGTGGGGGTCCTCCTGCAGAGGGGCACGCTGGTCCTGCTTCTCTGCTGCTTGCCCTGCTGGGCACTCTTCCTCAACACTGAGCAGATCCTGCTGCTCTTCAGGCAGGACCCGACTGTGGCCAG GCTAACCCAAGAATACGTGCTGATTTTCATCCCCGCACTTCCG GTGGTTTTTCTCTACAGTCTGCtggcaaaatatttgcaaaatcag gGAATCATCTGGCCCCAAGTCCTTAGTGGTGCTTTGGGCAACTGCGTCAATGCCTTGGCCAATTACATCCTGGTCTTTGTGCTGAGCCTGGGGATCAG GGGCTCTGCCTACGCCATGGCCGCCTCCCAGTTCATGCAGACCATCGTCCTCTTTCTCTACATTGTCCTGAAGAAGCTGCACCTGGAGACGTGGGCAGGTGCAAAGGGCCACCCTGCGTTTAGGGGCTGCACAG GCTGGTCCAGTCAGTGCCTGCAGGACTGGGGCCCCTTCTTCTCTCTGGCCATCCCCAGCATGCTCATGATATGCATCGAGTGGTGGGCCTACGAAGTCGGGAGCTTCCTCATAG AGGATCAGAAGCTCCCAGGAGGTCCACCAGAcctttcatgcccagctcccagcGCCACACCCA GCCTGCTCAGTGTGCTGGAACTCTCCGCCCAGGCCATCATCTATGAGTTGGCCACCTTAATCTACATG ATACCCCTGGGGCTCAGCAATGGGGTCTGTGTCCGAGTAGGAACGGCTCTGGGGGCTGCAGATACTGTGCAAGCTAAGCGGTCGGCCATCTCCGGCGTACTCTGTACAG TTGGCACTTCCATGGTTGTGGCCGCCCTGTTGAGCATCCTGAAAAATAACCTGGGGCATATTTTCACCAATGATGA AGAAGTCATCGCGCTGGCGAATGAGGTCTTGCCGATTTACATCACCTTTCAGCTATTTGAGGCTCTCAGT tGTGTCTACGGCGGAGTCCTAAGAGGAACCGGCAAGCAGGCTTTCGGAGCCACAGTGAACGCTGCCGTATACTACCTCATCGGCCTCCCGCTGGCTGCTGTGCTGATCTTTGTGGTCAGGATGAGAATCATGG GCCTCTGGCTGGGCATGCTGGCCTCTACCCTGCTGGTGACCCTTGCCTTTACTGCCTATACTGCCCGGATAAACTGGGAGCTGGCTGCTGAGCAG GCTCAGAAACACGCAGGGATGCAGCAGCAGAGCGAGAGCTCGGTGGGTATCATGAGCGCAGCCGCCAGGCCCGGGCCTGAGAAAGCTGTTGTATCTTCAG TGGCTACAGGAGGCTGCCCTGGCATCACCCTGACAACATACTCGAGGCCCGGAGGCCCTATGGACCTCCTCAGGACTCCAGAAGCAATCCACACCCATTCAGCTCCTGCCAGCAGGCTGTCAGTGAAACAGCTGGCCATCCGCCGCGGGGTTGCGCTGGGAGCAGCATCAGCCACGCTGATCATGGGGTTCATCATCAGGGTCCTGACGACTAGGCACTAG
- the SLC47A2 gene encoding multidrug and toxin extrusion protein 2 isoform X9: MDSLQDTVPPAQGGCCPPLRRLVPVGFGAEAWKLFVLSGPLFLFQVLTFMNYIVSSVFCGHLGKVELSSATLFVAFVNVCGISIGLGLSSACDTLMSQARAVLQSFGSPNKKHVGVLLQRGTLVLLLCCLPCWALFLNTEQILLLFRQDPTVARLTQEYVLIFIPALPVVFLYSLLAKYLQNQGIIWPQVLSGALGNCVNALANYILVFVLSLGIRGSAYAMAASQFMQTIVLFLYIVLKKLHLETWAGLLSVLELSAQAIIYELATLIYMIPLGLSNGVCVRVGTALGAADTVQAKRSAISGVLCTVGTSMVVAALLSILKNNLGHIFTNDEEVIALANEVLPIYITFQLFEALSCVYGGVLRGTGKQAFGATVNAAVYYLIGLPLAAVLIFVVRMRIMGLWLGMLASTLLVTLAFTAYTARINWELAAEQAQKHAGMQQQSESSVGIMSAAARPGPEKAVVSSVATGGCPGITLTTYSRPGGPMDLLRTPEAIHTHSAPASRLSVKQLAIRRGVALGAASATLIMGFIIRVLTTRH, translated from the exons ATGGACAGCCTTCAGGACACAGTCCCCCCAGCCCAAGGGGGCTGCTGCCCTCCTCTCCGTAGGCTGGTCCCTGTCGGCTTTGGAGCGGAGGCATGGAAGCTTTTTGTCCTTTCGGGACCCCTG TTCCTGTTCCAGGTGCTGACCTTCATGAACTATATCGTGAGCTCTGTGTTTTGTGGGCACCTGGGCAAGGTGGAGCTGTCATCGGCAACCCTCTTTGTGGCT TTTGTCAATGTCTGTGGAATTTCCATAGGACTTGGCTTGTCCTCGGCATGTGACACCTTGATGTCTCAG GCCCGGGCTGTTTTGCAGAGCTTCGGCAGCCCCAACAAGAAGCACGTGGGGGTCCTCCTGCAGAGGGGCACGCTGGTCCTGCTTCTCTGCTGCTTGCCCTGCTGGGCACTCTTCCTCAACACTGAGCAGATCCTGCTGCTCTTCAGGCAGGACCCGACTGTGGCCAG GCTAACCCAAGAATACGTGCTGATTTTCATCCCCGCACTTCCG GTGGTTTTTCTCTACAGTCTGCtggcaaaatatttgcaaaatcag gGAATCATCTGGCCCCAAGTCCTTAGTGGTGCTTTGGGCAACTGCGTCAATGCCTTGGCCAATTACATCCTGGTCTTTGTGCTGAGCCTGGGGATCAG GGGCTCTGCCTACGCCATGGCCGCCTCCCAGTTCATGCAGACCATCGTCCTCTTTCTCTACATTGTCCTGAAGAAGCTGCACCTGGAGACGTGGGCAG GCCTGCTCAGTGTGCTGGAACTCTCCGCCCAGGCCATCATCTATGAGTTGGCCACCTTAATCTACATG ATACCCCTGGGGCTCAGCAATGGGGTCTGTGTCCGAGTAGGAACGGCTCTGGGGGCTGCAGATACTGTGCAAGCTAAGCGGTCGGCCATCTCCGGCGTACTCTGTACAG TTGGCACTTCCATGGTTGTGGCCGCCCTGTTGAGCATCCTGAAAAATAACCTGGGGCATATTTTCACCAATGATGA AGAAGTCATCGCGCTGGCGAATGAGGTCTTGCCGATTTACATCACCTTTCAGCTATTTGAGGCTCTCAGT tGTGTCTACGGCGGAGTCCTAAGAGGAACCGGCAAGCAGGCTTTCGGAGCCACAGTGAACGCTGCCGTATACTACCTCATCGGCCTCCCGCTGGCTGCTGTGCTGATCTTTGTGGTCAGGATGAGAATCATGG GCCTCTGGCTGGGCATGCTGGCCTCTACCCTGCTGGTGACCCTTGCCTTTACTGCCTATACTGCCCGGATAAACTGGGAGCTGGCTGCTGAGCAG GCTCAGAAACACGCAGGGATGCAGCAGCAGAGCGAGAGCTCGGTGGGTATCATGAGCGCAGCCGCCAGGCCCGGGCCTGAGAAAGCTGTTGTATCTTCAG TGGCTACAGGAGGCTGCCCTGGCATCACCCTGACAACATACTCGAGGCCCGGAGGCCCTATGGACCTCCTCAGGACTCCAGAAGCAATCCACACCCATTCAGCTCCTGCCAGCAGGCTGTCAGTGAAACAGCTGGCCATCCGCCGCGGGGTTGCGCTGGGAGCAGCATCAGCCACGCTGATCATGGGGTTCATCATCAGGGTCCTGACGACTAGGCACTAG
- the SLC47A2 gene encoding multidrug and toxin extrusion protein 2 isoform X3, with protein sequence MDSLQDTVPPAQGGCCPPLRRLVPVGFGAEAWKLFVLSGPLFLFQVLTFMNYIVSSVFCGHLGKVELSSATLFVAFVNVCGISIGLGLSSACDTLMSQARAVLQSFGSPNKKHVGVLLQRGTLVLLLCCLPCWALFLNTEQILLLFRQDPTVARLTQEYVLIFIPALPVVFLYSLLAKYLQNQGIIWPQVLSGALGNCVNALANYILVFVLSLGIRGSAYAMAASQFMQTIVLFLYIVLKKLHLETWAGWSSQCLQDWGPFFSLAIPSMLMICIEWWAYEVGSFLIEDQKLPGGPPDLSCPAPSATPSLLSVLELSAQAIIYELATLIYMIPLGLSNGVCVRVGTALGAADTVQAKRSAISGVLCTVGTSMVVAALLSILKNNLGHIFTNDEEVIALANEVLPIYITFQLFEALSCVYGGVLRGTGKQAFGATVNAAVYYLIGLPLAAVLIFVVRMRIMGLWLGMLASTLLVTLAFTAYTARINWELAAEQAQKHAGMQQQSESSVGIMSAAARPGPEKAVVSSVATGGCPGITLTTYSRPGGPMDLLRTPEAIHTHSAPASRLSVKQLAIRRGVALGAASATLIMGFIIRVLTTRH encoded by the exons ATGGACAGCCTTCAGGACACAGTCCCCCCAGCCCAAGGGGGCTGCTGCCCTCCTCTCCGTAGGCTGGTCCCTGTCGGCTTTGGAGCGGAGGCATGGAAGCTTTTTGTCCTTTCGGGACCCCTG TTCCTGTTCCAGGTGCTGACCTTCATGAACTATATCGTGAGCTCTGTGTTTTGTGGGCACCTGGGCAAGGTGGAGCTGTCATCGGCAACCCTCTTTGTGGCT TTTGTCAATGTCTGTGGAATTTCCATAGGACTTGGCTTGTCCTCGGCATGTGACACCTTGATGTCTCAG GCCCGGGCTGTTTTGCAGAGCTTCGGCAGCCCCAACAAGAAGCACGTGGGGGTCCTCCTGCAGAGGGGCACGCTGGTCCTGCTTCTCTGCTGCTTGCCCTGCTGGGCACTCTTCCTCAACACTGAGCAGATCCTGCTGCTCTTCAGGCAGGACCCGACTGTGGCCAG GCTAACCCAAGAATACGTGCTGATTTTCATCCCCGCACTTCCG GTGGTTTTTCTCTACAGTCTGCtggcaaaatatttgcaaaatcag gGAATCATCTGGCCCCAAGTCCTTAGTGGTGCTTTGGGCAACTGCGTCAATGCCTTGGCCAATTACATCCTGGTCTTTGTGCTGAGCCTGGGGATCAG GGGCTCTGCCTACGCCATGGCCGCCTCCCAGTTCATGCAGACCATCGTCCTCTTTCTCTACATTGTCCTGAAGAAGCTGCACCTGGAGACGTGGGCAG GCTGGTCCAGTCAGTGCCTGCAGGACTGGGGCCCCTTCTTCTCTCTGGCCATCCCCAGCATGCTCATGATATGCATCGAGTGGTGGGCCTACGAAGTCGGGAGCTTCCTCATAG AGGATCAGAAGCTCCCAGGAGGTCCACCAGAcctttcatgcccagctcccagcGCCACACCCA GCCTGCTCAGTGTGCTGGAACTCTCCGCCCAGGCCATCATCTATGAGTTGGCCACCTTAATCTACATG ATACCCCTGGGGCTCAGCAATGGGGTCTGTGTCCGAGTAGGAACGGCTCTGGGGGCTGCAGATACTGTGCAAGCTAAGCGGTCGGCCATCTCCGGCGTACTCTGTACAG TTGGCACTTCCATGGTTGTGGCCGCCCTGTTGAGCATCCTGAAAAATAACCTGGGGCATATTTTCACCAATGATGA AGAAGTCATCGCGCTGGCGAATGAGGTCTTGCCGATTTACATCACCTTTCAGCTATTTGAGGCTCTCAGT tGTGTCTACGGCGGAGTCCTAAGAGGAACCGGCAAGCAGGCTTTCGGAGCCACAGTGAACGCTGCCGTATACTACCTCATCGGCCTCCCGCTGGCTGCTGTGCTGATCTTTGTGGTCAGGATGAGAATCATGG GCCTCTGGCTGGGCATGCTGGCCTCTACCCTGCTGGTGACCCTTGCCTTTACTGCCTATACTGCCCGGATAAACTGGGAGCTGGCTGCTGAGCAG GCTCAGAAACACGCAGGGATGCAGCAGCAGAGCGAGAGCTCGGTGGGTATCATGAGCGCAGCCGCCAGGCCCGGGCCTGAGAAAGCTGTTGTATCTTCAG TGGCTACAGGAGGCTGCCCTGGCATCACCCTGACAACATACTCGAGGCCCGGAGGCCCTATGGACCTCCTCAGGACTCCAGAAGCAATCCACACCCATTCAGCTCCTGCCAGCAGGCTGTCAGTGAAACAGCTGGCCATCCGCCGCGGGGTTGCGCTGGGAGCAGCATCAGCCACGCTGATCATGGGGTTCATCATCAGGGTCCTGACGACTAGGCACTAG
- the SLC47A2 gene encoding multidrug and toxin extrusion protein 2 isoform X6, with protein MDSLQDTVPPAQGGCCPPLRRLVPVGFGAEAWKLFVLSGPLFLFQVLTFMNYIVSSVFCGHLGKVELSSATLFVASFGSPNKKHVGVLLQRGTLVLLLCCLPCWALFLNTEQILLLFRQDPTVARLTQEYVLIFIPALPVVFLYSLLAKYLQNQGIIWPQVLSGALGNCVNALANYILVFVLSLGIRGSAYAMAASQFMQTIVLFLYIVLKKLHLETWAGAKGHPAFRGCTGWSSQCLQDWGPFFSLAIPSMLMICIEWWAYEVGSFLIEDQKLPGGPPDLSCPAPSATPSLLSVLELSAQAIIYELATLIYMIPLGLSNGVCVRVGTALGAADTVQAKRSAISGVLCTVGTSMVVAALLSILKNNLGHIFTNDEEVIALANEVLPIYITFQLFEALSCVYGGVLRGTGKQAFGATVNAAVYYLIGLPLAAVLIFVVRMRIMGLWLGMLASTLLVTLAFTAYTARINWELAAEQAQKHAGMQQQSESSVGIMSAAARPGPEKAVVSSVATGGCPGITLTTYSRPGGPMDLLRTPEAIHTHSAPASRLSVKQLAIRRGVALGAASATLIMGFIIRVLTTRH; from the exons ATGGACAGCCTTCAGGACACAGTCCCCCCAGCCCAAGGGGGCTGCTGCCCTCCTCTCCGTAGGCTGGTCCCTGTCGGCTTTGGAGCGGAGGCATGGAAGCTTTTTGTCCTTTCGGGACCCCTG TTCCTGTTCCAGGTGCTGACCTTCATGAACTATATCGTGAGCTCTGTGTTTTGTGGGCACCTGGGCAAGGTGGAGCTGTCATCGGCAACCCTCTTTGTGGCT AGCTTCGGCAGCCCCAACAAGAAGCACGTGGGGGTCCTCCTGCAGAGGGGCACGCTGGTCCTGCTTCTCTGCTGCTTGCCCTGCTGGGCACTCTTCCTCAACACTGAGCAGATCCTGCTGCTCTTCAGGCAGGACCCGACTGTGGCCAG GCTAACCCAAGAATACGTGCTGATTTTCATCCCCGCACTTCCG GTGGTTTTTCTCTACAGTCTGCtggcaaaatatttgcaaaatcag gGAATCATCTGGCCCCAAGTCCTTAGTGGTGCTTTGGGCAACTGCGTCAATGCCTTGGCCAATTACATCCTGGTCTTTGTGCTGAGCCTGGGGATCAG GGGCTCTGCCTACGCCATGGCCGCCTCCCAGTTCATGCAGACCATCGTCCTCTTTCTCTACATTGTCCTGAAGAAGCTGCACCTGGAGACGTGGGCAGGTGCAAAGGGCCACCCTGCGTTTAGGGGCTGCACAG GCTGGTCCAGTCAGTGCCTGCAGGACTGGGGCCCCTTCTTCTCTCTGGCCATCCCCAGCATGCTCATGATATGCATCGAGTGGTGGGCCTACGAAGTCGGGAGCTTCCTCATAG AGGATCAGAAGCTCCCAGGAGGTCCACCAGAcctttcatgcccagctcccagcGCCACACCCA GCCTGCTCAGTGTGCTGGAACTCTCCGCCCAGGCCATCATCTATGAGTTGGCCACCTTAATCTACATG ATACCCCTGGGGCTCAGCAATGGGGTCTGTGTCCGAGTAGGAACGGCTCTGGGGGCTGCAGATACTGTGCAAGCTAAGCGGTCGGCCATCTCCGGCGTACTCTGTACAG TTGGCACTTCCATGGTTGTGGCCGCCCTGTTGAGCATCCTGAAAAATAACCTGGGGCATATTTTCACCAATGATGA AGAAGTCATCGCGCTGGCGAATGAGGTCTTGCCGATTTACATCACCTTTCAGCTATTTGAGGCTCTCAGT tGTGTCTACGGCGGAGTCCTAAGAGGAACCGGCAAGCAGGCTTTCGGAGCCACAGTGAACGCTGCCGTATACTACCTCATCGGCCTCCCGCTGGCTGCTGTGCTGATCTTTGTGGTCAGGATGAGAATCATGG GCCTCTGGCTGGGCATGCTGGCCTCTACCCTGCTGGTGACCCTTGCCTTTACTGCCTATACTGCCCGGATAAACTGGGAGCTGGCTGCTGAGCAG GCTCAGAAACACGCAGGGATGCAGCAGCAGAGCGAGAGCTCGGTGGGTATCATGAGCGCAGCCGCCAGGCCCGGGCCTGAGAAAGCTGTTGTATCTTCAG TGGCTACAGGAGGCTGCCCTGGCATCACCCTGACAACATACTCGAGGCCCGGAGGCCCTATGGACCTCCTCAGGACTCCAGAAGCAATCCACACCCATTCAGCTCCTGCCAGCAGGCTGTCAGTGAAACAGCTGGCCATCCGCCGCGGGGTTGCGCTGGGAGCAGCATCAGCCACGCTGATCATGGGGTTCATCATCAGGGTCCTGACGACTAGGCACTAG